The Hymenobacter sp. DG01 sequence CGAACGCCTCGGAGTCGCCGAGAGCCAGCACCTGCTTGCCATCCTCGTCCGAGATAAACTCGCCAGTAGCATTCAGTAGCTTAAGGGCATTCCACTGCTTGGGGTTGTGCGAGGCCGTAAGAATGATGCCACCACCGGCTTGCTTAGCTGGCACGGCCATTTCCACGGTGGGGGTAGTACTTAATCCCAGATCAATTACGTTAATGCCCAGCCCCTGCAGCGTCGCGGACACCAACCGGCTTACCATATCCCCCGACAGCCGGGCATCGCGCCCGATTACGATGGTATTGTTTTGTGTTTTTTGCAGCACCCACGTGCCAAAAGCGGCGGCGTATTTAACCACGTCAATGGGGGTAAGGCCGTTGCCGGCTGCTCCCCCAATGGTTCCTCGTATGCCCGAAATGGATTTAATCAGTGCCACTGTGCTGTCTGTATGATGAAGTACTCGGTAAGCGTAGTAAGAGAAGGCAAAAGTAGGCAACTACCCCTGCTTTCCCTACGTGGAATTCAGCAGGGTGGGTAACTGGCCTCCAACTAAGGCCCCAAGATTGGCCTCATCAGGACGGGTGTTGTATATTTGGTTTAATGGAAAATACCTCTTCTGCCCGTCGGCCGGCTCAGCTGGAAGCTTTCGGCCGCCTGCTCGACGTACTGGACCGCCTGCGAACTGAGTGCCCCTGGGACAAAAAGCAGACTCTGGAAAGCCTGCGACATCTTACCATTGAGGAAACATACGAACTCAGCGACGCCATCATTCGCGGCGACTTAACCGACCTGAAAAAGGAGTTAGGCGACGTAATGCTTCACCTGACTTTTTACGCGAAAATTGCCAGTGAACAAGGCGCATTCGATATTGCTGATGTGCTTAACGCGCAGTGCGAGAAGCTTATATTCCGGCATCCTCACATTTACGGCAACACTACTGCCGACACTGAGGAGGACGTGAAGCGCAACTGGGAGCAACTAAAATTGCAGGAGAAAGGGAACTCCTCGGTCCTGGGCGGCGTACCAAGCTCGTTGCCCGCCTTGGTAAAAGCCATGCGCATCCAGGAAAAAGCCAGAGGCGCTGGTTTCGACTGGGAGCGGCCGGAGAAGGTGTGGGAGAAAGTACAGGAAGAGCTACAGGAGTTTCAGGCTGAGTTTGTAACTCCCTACCCTTCGGAGGCTAACCAAGCGTCAGCTGCCGCCGAATTTGGCGATTTGCTCTTCTCTCTAATCAATTTTGCCCGTCACGCCGGAATCAACCCTGAAGAGGCCTTGGAGCGCACCAATCGTAAGTTTATTCAGCGTTTTCAGTATCTAGAGTCGGCAGCAGCTGAGGATGGTCACCAGCTCCGCGACCTTACGCTGGCTCAGATGGATACATACTGGGAACAGGCGAAAAAGCTACCCCCCGTAACGCCTCCAACCCCGGGTCTGAAATAGCCTTTTAGAAAGAAGTGTATTGCCTTATCGTCGTTAAACCCATTTTTCATTTGGCGGCACACAGGTTTTTAATTAGGTTTGCCAAGGCTAGATCTATTTTCGAACCGGGCCCCGCGCACGAGCAGACCCACGCTATCCAGGCTTTTAGAAGCTATGCGTGCGGGTGAGCGGGGTTTCTCCGTCTATAGCCTAGCCACTCGTTTTCCATTTTTTTTAATCGTACTTCAACCTTTCACCAACAACCCCCTAATTCTCCGGAACAATGGAACAAAAGAATGCCATGAACAAGCCCGCGGCTCGGCCCGCCGCTGCTGCGCCGAAAGGCGAAGCCAAGGGCGGTGGTTCTTCGATGTTTGCCATTCTCGCCATCGTATTGGCGTTTATCGTAAGCGTAGTAGTCTACAAATTTGTATTAGGTGATGGCAGCCACTTCCAAGGCGGCAACAACGAAAACAACCCCCTCCCCGGCGACTACTTCGGTGTAGTTTACAAAGGTGGTCCGGTAGTACCCGTACTGATTACCATGTTCCTGTGCGTAATCATCTTCTCGATTGAGCGCGCTCTGACCATCAGCCGTGCAAAAGGCAGCAAGAGCATTGAGTCCTTCGTGCGCACCATCCGTCAGAAACTGAACGTGAACGACATCACGGGCGCTATTGCCGCCTGCGACCAGCAGAAAGGCTCGGTTGCCAACGTGGTAAAAGCTGGCCTGGGCAAATACCAGGAAATGGCTCGTGAGCGTGGCATGGAGAAAGATCAGAAGATCCTGGCCATCCAGAAAGAGATTGAAGAATCGACCGCTCTGGAACTGCCTATGCTGGAGAAAAACCTCGTTATCATCTCGACCCTGGCTTCTATCGCTACCCTGGTAGGTCTGATCGGTACGGTACTGGGTATGATCAAGGCCTTCTCGGCTCTGGCCCAAGGTGGTGCTCCTGACGCAGTAGGTCTGGCTAACGGTATCTCGGAAGCACTGATCAACACGGCTCTGGGTATCAGCACCTCGGCTCTGGCTATCGTAGCCTACAACTTCTTCACCAGCAAAATTGACGAGCTGACCTACAGCATCGACGAAGCTGGCTTCAGCATCATTCAGACCTTCGCTGCTCAACACGGCGAAACCGAGCACCACACTGCTTAATTTTAGTGCCGCAACGCACTAAAGCACAGGTTACTTCGTTTCTGAATTACGCTAACTAACTACACCAGCAATGCCCAAAGTAAAGCCTCATAGAACGTCACCGTCGTTGGATATGACCCCGATGGTGGACTTGGCCTTCCTGCTGGTGACTTTCTTCATGCTCACCACCAAGTTTGCCCCGGAAGAGGCTGTGGTGGTCGATACGCCTTCTTCTACTTCTGAAATTCGCTTGCCTGAGTCGCACGTAATTACCATTGCGGTTGACAAAGAGAAGCGGGTATTCTTCGGAGTGGATGATGACGCTATCAAGTCGGATTTGCTGACCCAGGTAGGAGCTAAGTATGGAGTGAGCTTCACTCCCGCTCAGATCCAGGCCTTTAGAGGCGTCGCTTCGAGCTTTGGTACTCCCATCGAAAAACTGCCCGCGCTTCTGAGCCTGGACAGTGAACAGCGGAAGAACGTGAAACAGGAGGGTATTCCTGCTGACTCCGTTAACAACCAGTTCATCGAGTGGGTACAAACTGCTCAGGCCCTGAGCCGTAAATCGCCCTACGGTAAGCCTGCCTATGTGGCTATCAAGGGTGACGGTAGTGCCGACGTGCCGACTGTGATGAAAGTCATTAGACTGATGCAGGATAAGAACATCAACCGGTTCAACCTGATTACTGACCTGGAAACCAAACCCACGGCCAGTAACTAACCCGCACAGACATGGCAGAAATACAACAACAAGCCTCCGGCGGAGGGAAAGGCGGAAAGAAGCGGGCCAAGAAAATGTCGACCAAAATCGACATGACCCCGATGGTGGACTTGGCCTTCCTGCTGCTTACCTTCTTTATGCTTACGACCACCTTTAGCAAGCCTACCGTAATGGAGGTAGCTATGCCGGTGAAGCCGAAGCCCGATGATCCTGAGCCCCCAGCTATCAAAGCATCCAACGCTTTGACGCTGCTCTTAGGCGAAAACAACAAATTGTATTACTACGATGGGTTGTTGAGCAGCACTGAGAAGCCTGAACTGAAGCTTACCAACTACGGAGCCGATGGAGTTCGCAAAGTGCTGCTTCAGCACAAGAGCAATCCGGACCTCGTAGTTCTGATTAAGCCCGAAGAGAAGGCCGCTTATAAGAACATGGTGGACATTCTGGACGAGATGAACATCACCGAAACGAAGAAATACGCGTTGGTGACCATCACGAAGAATGACACGGAATTGATTAAATCTTCTGGATTATGATGGACAACGCACAGTTGGCCAATGCCTCCCTCGATGACATCGTCTTCGAGGGGCGCAATAAGGCCTATGGAGCCTACGTAATCCGGCGGGTGTATGGCAAGCACGTAACCCGGGCAGTTCTTCTCTCCGTTGCGCTCTTCGCTCTCATGATTGCTTTCCCTCTGGTGGCACGCATGCTGAAGAAAGAAGAGGTAGTAGCCGATGAGAAGATGCTAAAGGTGAACGTACTAGAGGCCCCACCCCTGGATGCCACTAAGCCGCCACCCCCACCGCCGCCGCCACCAGACGCGCCGCCACCGCCGCCGCCAAAGCTCTCCACGATTAAGTTTGTGCCGCCTGTTGTGAAGAAAGACAACGAGGTGCAGAAGCAGGAAGAAATTCCGGATCAGGAAGAGCTGAAGGATAAGGTGGTTGCCAACGAGACCGTAAAGGGCAACACCGACAATCCTGCCGACCTGGCTGGTTTGGAACCCGGTGAAGGCACCAAAGCGGTAGAGGAGGTAGTGGAAACTAAGCCCTATACCTACGTTGAGCAGATGCCGGTTTTCCCAGGCGGACAAGAGGCCCTGCTCCAGTACATTGCTAAGAACATTAAGTATCCGGCAATGGCACTGCGCAACCAAGTTGAAGGCCGCGTTTTCATTAAGTTCGTAGTAGGCCCCGACGGGTCGGTTACGAATGCCGAGGTGCAGAAAGGTATCGGTGCCGGTTGCGACGAAGAGTCGCTGCGGGTTATCAAAAACCTGCCTCGCTTCACTCCTGGTAAGCAGAACGGTCGGGCTGTTTCGGTGTACTACACTGTTCCGGTAACCTTCGCTATCAAGTAGATTTCGCTTTTTGGTTCACCAGGAACGCAGCTTAGAACCCGAATCAGGCTTTGGCCTGGTTCGGGTTCTATTTTTTTATAGAGAATAATAAATATAGTAGGCTCGCATACTATACGCGTTAGTTGTGGCGTTTAGTAAGGTGAAAGCCAGAGAGTAGCGGTAAAAGAGCAGAGGTTAGGGCTTGAGAAATTAGCAGCGTTTAATTCCTTGTTCACTTCATAATCTATACCTCATGACCACATCCGCGCACACCTCTCTCCCATCTCTGGACGATATCGTATTTGAAGGGCGCAACAAAGCCTATGGAGCTTATGTACTCCGGAAAGCTTATGGTCGTCATGTTATCACAGCCATAGGTATGGCTACTGCTTTAGCCGCTTTACTGATTGCTACCCCCCTGGTGATTCAGCGTTTCTGGCCCTCAGAAACGATAACGCCGGAAGTTCCGGTTGACCCTCTTAAGCCAATTACACTGATTGACCCTGTTTTCGCGACTCCCAAACCCGCAGAGCCTGCCGCCACTGCTACAGTAGTAGTAAGGCCACCTAGTGCTACTGCTACCCGGGTTGTGCCTGATGAGCAGGTGCAGTCCGTCCCAGATGAGCAGATTACGGCTCCGGTAGCCGATGGCCCGGTAGTGGTAGGTGATGTGCCTCAGGAGGGGACTGGAGGCAGTTTGGTAGCTACCGGCCCGGTAGGCGGCAGTGACTCCGCTTCCAAGCCCGCGGCTCCGCCTGTTACCAAGCCCTTCGTGCACGTAGAGAACATGCCGGAGTTCATGGGTGGTAGCGCAGCCCTTACCAAGTACCTGCAGCGGCACCTGCGCTACCCCTCCCAAGCACTCCGGGCCGGAGTAGAGGGGAAAGTATATATTTCCTTTACCGTCAACTCTGATGGCAGCATTATGGACATCGAAGTTTTGAAGGGCCTGGGCTACGGTACGGATGAAGAGGCCTCGCGCGTAATCCGGCAGATGCCGGCCTGGAAGCCTGGCTACCAAAACCAGCACGCCGTACCGGTACGCTACACGCTGCCTATTACGTTTAAATACGAATAGCCTACTCTGCGCTATATATTCGTTTTTAGATTGATCTTTAAGCGTCCGAAAGCGGCTGGTTACCTTTGTAACATCCGTTTTTGGACGCTTTTTATCGTCAGCTCAGATGCTGGATAATAGGCCATACGCATAAAAACGAACAAACCCTGCCTGCTCTGACGTTTAGACCATACACACCGATTTCTGCTTTGTATGCTTGATTTGCCTCACACCGAAGAAAGACTAGGCAACCATAAACAACAATCCCTGGTACGCTATTTCACCTTGCTCATGTCGGTGATCTACGTAGGGCTGGGTTTGTACTTGTGGTTTGCCCCAGCCGGTGCCCTAACACTTGGTGATACGGTTCGTCGTTTGCTGGCCGCAGTCTTTGTATTTTACGGAATTATTAGATTTGTCCGCACCTACCGGCAACATTTCAAAAAAAACAGGGATGACGCACGCTAAATTTTGGGGTTTCGGACTTATAGTGGCTAGTCTGGGGCTAGGTAGCTGTGGAGATAATTCCGGCTCCGCAGCTCAAGCCACCGATACTCCGACCAGTGGATCCATCCGTATTGGAGTTGACGAAACGTTTGAGCCCATCCTGACTTCGCAGGTAGATACTTTTCAGAAACTGTACACCAGTGCCAAAATTCAGGCAGAGTACCAGCCGGAAGGAAAAGTAATGGAAGCTTTTCTGGCTGATAGCATCCGGCTGGCAGTTGTATCCCGTGACCTTACCACGGACGAACGCACCCGGTTGGAACGCTTGAAGATAGTTCCGCGTTCTATCCGTATTGGGGTTGATGGAGTAGCTATTGTGGTGCACCCCAGTAACCCCGATTCGTTGCTTACCATGGCGCAGCTGCGCGGCATTTTTACCGGGCAGCAGCAGCAATGGTCGCAGCTCAGCCCAACTAACAAGCTGGGTGACATTACCGTTGTATTTGACAACAACAGCTCTAGCACTGCTCGGTTTGTGCAAGACTCCGTAACGCACGGCGCCGCACTTACCAAAACAGCTTACGCTTCCAAATCAAACCCGGCCCTGTTGGATTACGTTGCCAGTCATCCGAACGCTATTGGCGTAATTGGGGTAAACTGGATTAGTGACCGGGACGATGCAGCGGTTCAGAAGTTCTTGAAGCGTGTCCGGGTGGTAGGGGTTAGCGCCAAAACTACTGGTTCTACCCCTTCAGACTACATCCAGCCTTATCAGGGTTATCTAGCCCAGAAAGTGTATCCCCTGCGGCGTGAGTTGTACGTAATCAGCCGGGAAGCAAGGGCCGGACTTGGCACCGGTTTTGCATCTTTTGTTGCGGGCAACAAGGGTCAGCTGATCATATTGAAATCTGGCCTGATGCCTGCGACCGGACAGGTTCGTCTTATCGACGTAAAGCCCCAGTAGATTCGCTTCTTCTTTTTCCTTTCCCTCCGCATTTTCACTAAACCTTTTGCTCATGAATCTCAAGCCCTGGAAGCTCACGCTCCTCGCTGCTTTGTCTGTTTCGGGCTCTGCTGCCCTGGCCCAATCATCGGGCGCCCAAAAAGCCATTGAGTTGGAGCGTTATGGCGAGGCCCGCGCTGCGTTGCTGCGGCAAGGACAATCGAACGAAACTTCGTTCGAGCTGGGTCGCCTGTACCAAATGCGCGACATGCCTGATTCGGCCGCGTATTATTTCAACCGTGTTTCTCTGAACCCGAAGGATGCCTTCACGCAGGTAGCCGCCGGCCGCGCCGCGCTGGCCCAGGGCAAAACGGCTGAGGCCGAAATTCAGTTTGACAACGCCGTTAAGACGTCCAAAGGCAAGGACCAGAAGGTGTACACCATGATTGCTCAGGCGTACGCTGAATCTGATGTAAAAGACGTAACCAAAGCCCTTTCCTACGTTAGCGCCGGCGAGAAACTGAATAAAGGCAAGGATGATGCGGCCTTGATGATTGCTCGCGGTGACTTGTACCTGAAGACGGAGCAAGGCGGTGGCGAGGCCATGAACAGCTACGAGCGTGCTACCCTGGCCGACCCCAATAACGTGCAGGCTTATGTGCGCAAGGGCCAGCTGAACATGCGCGCCCGCACTTACAACGAGGCCAAAACTAACTTCGACAAGGCTATCAGCCTTGACCCGAACTATGCACCGGCTTACAACGCCTTGGCCGAAACGTATTACTTCGCCGGTCGCTACGATGACGCTTTGGCGCAATTCCAGAAGTACTCCTCTCTGGCAGAGAAGACCTCTAGCACGGATGCTAAATCGGCTTCCTTTCTGTACCTGACCAAAAAGTACCCTGAGGCACTAGTGGAAGTAGATAAGGTCCTAGCCAAAGAGCCTAACAACCTCACCATGAACCGCTTGCGCGCTTACTCGCTCTATGAGACGGGCAAGAATGATGAGGCTCTGGCTGCTATGCAGAAATATATGCAGCTTGCTACTGCCAGCAACAAGCTCATTACCGAAGACAATGTGTACTACGGTAAGATGTTGATTAAGGGCGGCAAGACGACTGAAGGAGCAGCTATCATCAAGAAAGCCATTGATGCTGATCCGAAGAAAGCAGCCGAACTGCAGAACGAGTTGGCCCAGGCTTACCTGGCCGCGAAGGACTACCCCAATGCTATTGCCACTCTCAAGGCCCGCATGGCTGCTACCAAGGGCGGTGAGCTGACTGACAAGGTGTATCTGGGTCGCGCTTACGAGCTGAACGGCCAGTACGCTCAGGCTGACAGCCTATACGGTGTGGTTCTAACCGAGCGTCCGAACTACGTGCCCGGCTACCAGATGCGTGCCCGGGCCAATGCTAACATCGACAAAGACTCGAAGCAGGGCTTGGCTAAGCCTTACTACGAGAAATACATCGAGGTAGCAGGTTCTTCGGCTGATGCTGCTAAGTACAAGACTGGCCTGATCGAGGCCAACAAGTACCTTGGTTACTACTACTATCAGAAGGGTGACAAGACGGCTGCTCTGCCCTACTGGCAGCAGGCTCTGGCTCTGGACCCCAACGACCAGCAGGCCAAGACCGCAATAGCTGAAATCAATAAGCCTAAGACCGCCGCTAAAGCGCCGGTAAAGCGTAAGTAAGCTAACCACCAGCCTGAATAACAGAAAAGGCCTGCTACAGAGTAGCAGGCCTTTTCTGTTATTCAGGCTGGCAACCTACGCCCCGTTTTGCGCAAACTCACTCCATTTGGATAACAGAAACTCGAAATCAGCTGGCAGCTCCGCTTCAAACTGCATCTGCGTGTGGGTTACTGGGTGCTCGAAGCCCAGTGATTTGGCGTGCAGGGCCTGTCGTGGCATAGCACCCAGCATTTTCTCGGCAAACGTCTTGTAGGCACCCGTTCGCTGCCCATATACGATCTTGTCGCCTCCGTACGTGGCATCGCCAAACAAGGGATGCCCAATGTGTTTCATATGCGCCCGAATCTGGTGTGTACGACCGGTTTCGAGGTTGCACTGGAGCAGGGCTACCTTACCAGCAAATGATTGCAGCACTTTATAGTGCGTGACGGCATGCTTGCCATAATCACCGTCAGGAAATACGGCCTGCACCTTTCGGTCTTTCAGGCTGCGCCCAATGTGTCCCTGGATGGTGCCTTGCTCCTCCTTTGGCACCCCCCACACCAAGGCCAAGTAGGTGCGCTCGATGGTATGATGAAAGAACTGGTTGGAAAGATGAGTCATAGCAAATTCAGTTTTACCAATCACCAGCAGCCCGGAAGTGTCTTTGTCGATGCGATGTACCAGCCCGGGCCTTATTTCACCGTTACGGCCCGTAGGAAGGTTCTGCAGGTGATAAGCCAGCCCATTTACCAGCGTCCCGTTCCAGTTGCCATACGCCGGATGTACCACCAGCCCAGCGGGCTTGTTTACGATCAACAACTCTGCATCTTCGTAGCGAATATCGAGGTCCATGGGCTCCGGCACTACCTTGAACTCACGGGGCGGCTCCGGCAGCGTAATCGTAATAACATCCAGGGGTTTTACCCGATAGTTCGACTTTACGGGTCGGTCGTTCACCTGCACTGCCTCTGCCCTAATAGCATTCTGGATGCGTGTGCGGGAGGTACTGGGCAGGCGGTTCAGCAGAAACTTATCCAGGCGCAGCAATTCCTGCCGCCGGTCGGCCCGAATCCGGTGGTGCTCATATAACTCGTCTCCGTCCTCATCATCCTGCGCTTCGTTTGCTCCAGAGGGGTAGCCGGAGTTATTCGCATCAGCAATGGGGTCAGGAAATTCTTCTGGATCGTGGTACATGAAACGTAGTCGGGCAGTGAGCAGACAGCCCCGTTCGGCTGGGTGTCTATATAAACAACACAGCCGAAGCATTGCTTCGGCTGTGTTGTTTCAGGAAGAATAAGCGGCGGCGGCCGTACTATTTCTTCGTCTTGGTTTTGGTTTTTGTGGCGGAGTTAGCCGTGGGGGTAGCGGCGGCTGGGCTAGCAGCCGGGGTAGCTACCTTCGAGGCAGCGGCAGCAGCGCCGGGCGTAATGCCCATTTTCTTCAGAATCAGGTCCGAAACGTCGCCATCCTTGGGGCCGTGCAGCAGCAGAGGACTGTCACCATCCGAGTTCAGGATGTAGGTATAGCCGTTCTCATCCGCTACAGCATCAATGTTTTTCTGCAGCTTATCCAGGGCCGGCTTCAGCAGGGTCTGCTGCTTCTGCTGCAGCGAAACCTCAGCGTTCTGCTGAAACTCCTGAATCGACTGCTGCAGGTTTTGCAACTCCTTTTCCTTGTCGGCGCGTACCACTTCCGTCATGGTGGTAGCACCTTTCTGGTAGGCTTCCGCTTTGGTGCGGAATTCGTTGCCTTTAGCATCAAGCTGAGTTTTGAGCTGGGTGCTGTAGTCCTTCAGCTGCGACTCAATTTGCTTGCTCTCGGGCATCTGGCTCAGCACGTACTGTACGCTGGTATAGCCAATTTTCAGCGGAGCAGCCGTCTGTGCCATCGAAACCGTAGCCGTAGAGAAGGTAAGAGCGGCAGCAGCCAGCGCAACGCGGAATTTGTTCATGGTGGTCATCAAAAGGAAAAATGTCAGAGAGTTAGATGCGCAAAGTTAGTTTTTTCGGGTTGCCGGCCGCGG is a genomic window containing:
- the mazG gene encoding nucleoside triphosphate pyrophosphohydrolase, giving the protein MENTSSARRPAQLEAFGRLLDVLDRLRTECPWDKKQTLESLRHLTIEETYELSDAIIRGDLTDLKKELGDVMLHLTFYAKIASEQGAFDIADVLNAQCEKLIFRHPHIYGNTTADTEEDVKRNWEQLKLQEKGNSSVLGGVPSSLPALVKAMRIQEKARGAGFDWERPEKVWEKVQEELQEFQAEFVTPYPSEANQASAAAEFGDLLFSLINFARHAGINPEEALERTNRKFIQRFQYLESAAAEDGHQLRDLTLAQMDTYWEQAKKLPPVTPPTPGLK
- a CDS encoding MotA/TolQ/ExbB proton channel family protein, with the protein product MEQKNAMNKPAARPAAAAPKGEAKGGGSSMFAILAIVLAFIVSVVVYKFVLGDGSHFQGGNNENNPLPGDYFGVVYKGGPVVPVLITMFLCVIIFSIERALTISRAKGSKSIESFVRTIRQKLNVNDITGAIAACDQQKGSVANVVKAGLGKYQEMARERGMEKDQKILAIQKEIEESTALELPMLEKNLVIISTLASIATLVGLIGTVLGMIKAFSALAQGGAPDAVGLANGISEALINTALGISTSALAIVAYNFFTSKIDELTYSIDEAGFSIIQTFAAQHGETEHHTA
- a CDS encoding biopolymer transporter ExbD, with protein sequence MPKVKPHRTSPSLDMTPMVDLAFLLVTFFMLTTKFAPEEAVVVDTPSSTSEIRLPESHVITIAVDKEKRVFFGVDDDAIKSDLLTQVGAKYGVSFTPAQIQAFRGVASSFGTPIEKLPALLSLDSEQRKNVKQEGIPADSVNNQFIEWVQTAQALSRKSPYGKPAYVAIKGDGSADVPTVMKVIRLMQDKNINRFNLITDLETKPTASN
- a CDS encoding biopolymer transporter ExbD; the protein is MAEIQQQASGGGKGGKKRAKKMSTKIDMTPMVDLAFLLLTFFMLTTTFSKPTVMEVAMPVKPKPDDPEPPAIKASNALTLLLGENNKLYYYDGLLSSTEKPELKLTNYGADGVRKVLLQHKSNPDLVVLIKPEEKAAYKNMVDILDEMNITETKKYALVTITKNDTELIKSSGL
- a CDS encoding energy transducer TonB; this encodes MMDNAQLANASLDDIVFEGRNKAYGAYVIRRVYGKHVTRAVLLSVALFALMIAFPLVARMLKKEEVVADEKMLKVNVLEAPPLDATKPPPPPPPPPDAPPPPPPKLSTIKFVPPVVKKDNEVQKQEEIPDQEELKDKVVANETVKGNTDNPADLAGLEPGEGTKAVEEVVETKPYTYVEQMPVFPGGQEALLQYIAKNIKYPAMALRNQVEGRVFIKFVVGPDGSVTNAEVQKGIGAGCDEESLRVIKNLPRFTPGKQNGRAVSVYYTVPVTFAIK
- a CDS encoding energy transducer TonB — protein: MATALAALLIATPLVIQRFWPSETITPEVPVDPLKPITLIDPVFATPKPAEPAATATVVVRPPSATATRVVPDEQVQSVPDEQITAPVADGPVVVGDVPQEGTGGSLVATGPVGGSDSASKPAAPPVTKPFVHVENMPEFMGGSAALTKYLQRHLRYPSQALRAGVEGKVYISFTVNSDGSIMDIEVLKGLGYGTDEEASRVIRQMPAWKPGYQNQHAVPVRYTLPITFKYE
- a CDS encoding PstS family phosphate ABC transporter substrate-binding protein, encoding MSAPTGNISKKTGMTHAKFWGFGLIVASLGLGSCGDNSGSAAQATDTPTSGSIRIGVDETFEPILTSQVDTFQKLYTSAKIQAEYQPEGKVMEAFLADSIRLAVVSRDLTTDERTRLERLKIVPRSIRIGVDGVAIVVHPSNPDSLLTMAQLRGIFTGQQQQWSQLSPTNKLGDITVVFDNNSSSTARFVQDSVTHGAALTKTAYASKSNPALLDYVASHPNAIGVIGVNWISDRDDAAVQKFLKRVRVVGVSAKTTGSTPSDYIQPYQGYLAQKVYPLRRELYVISREARAGLGTGFASFVAGNKGQLIILKSGLMPATGQVRLIDVKPQ
- a CDS encoding tetratricopeptide repeat protein, which produces MNLKPWKLTLLAALSVSGSAALAQSSGAQKAIELERYGEARAALLRQGQSNETSFELGRLYQMRDMPDSAAYYFNRVSLNPKDAFTQVAAGRAALAQGKTAEAEIQFDNAVKTSKGKDQKVYTMIAQAYAESDVKDVTKALSYVSAGEKLNKGKDDAALMIARGDLYLKTEQGGGEAMNSYERATLADPNNVQAYVRKGQLNMRARTYNEAKTNFDKAISLDPNYAPAYNALAETYYFAGRYDDALAQFQKYSSLAEKTSSTDAKSASFLYLTKKYPEALVEVDKVLAKEPNNLTMNRLRAYSLYETGKNDEALAAMQKYMQLATASNKLITEDNVYYGKMLIKGGKTTEGAAIIKKAIDADPKKAAELQNELAQAYLAAKDYPNAIATLKARMAATKGGELTDKVYLGRAYELNGQYAQADSLYGVVLTERPNYVPGYQMRARANANIDKDSKQGLAKPYYEKYIEVAGSSADAAKYKTGLIEANKYLGYYYYQKGDKTAALPYWQQALALDPNDQQAKTAIAEINKPKTAAKAPVKRK
- a CDS encoding RluA family pseudouridine synthase; the protein is MYHDPEEFPDPIADANNSGYPSGANEAQDDEDGDELYEHHRIRADRRQELLRLDKFLLNRLPSTSRTRIQNAIRAEAVQVNDRPVKSNYRVKPLDVITITLPEPPREFKVVPEPMDLDIRYEDAELLIVNKPAGLVVHPAYGNWNGTLVNGLAYHLQNLPTGRNGEIRPGLVHRIDKDTSGLLVIGKTEFAMTHLSNQFFHHTIERTYLALVWGVPKEEQGTIQGHIGRSLKDRKVQAVFPDGDYGKHAVTHYKVLQSFAGKVALLQCNLETGRTHQIRAHMKHIGHPLFGDATYGGDKIVYGQRTGAYKTFAEKMLGAMPRQALHAKSLGFEHPVTHTQMQFEAELPADFEFLLSKWSEFAQNGA
- a CDS encoding OmpH family outer membrane protein, translating into MNKFRVALAAAALTFSTATVSMAQTAAPLKIGYTSVQYVLSQMPESKQIESQLKDYSTQLKTQLDAKGNEFRTKAEAYQKGATTMTEVVRADKEKELQNLQQSIQEFQQNAEVSLQQKQQTLLKPALDKLQKNIDAVADENGYTYILNSDGDSPLLLHGPKDGDVSDLILKKMGITPGAAAAASKVATPAASPAAATPTANSATKTKTKTKK